The Hyphomicrobium sp. MC1 genome window below encodes:
- a CDS encoding alpha/beta fold hydrolase has translation MAGPLHGANVFANGIRQHYLRYGGKGRAVILIPGITSPAITWGFVAERLAKDHDVYVIDARGRGLSSTGPDLDYGLDAMAADVVELAKVLKLEKPALLGHSMGARVAVRAVAGDKSAFSRAVLVDPPVSGPGRRPYPSKLEWYVDSIRLAVKGIDAEGMRAFCPTWTDEQRALRAEWLHTCFEPAIVTAFEDFHKDDIFPSVPSLSLPAMLMVAGRGGVITQQDVDEFRALKPDIEVVRVENAGHMIPWDDFDGFFDALGNFLVR, from the coding sequence ATGGCCGGTCCGCTCCACGGCGCGAACGTCTTCGCAAACGGCATTCGTCAGCATTACTTGCGTTACGGCGGCAAGGGGCGCGCGGTCATTCTCATTCCCGGCATTACGAGCCCGGCGATTACATGGGGGTTCGTTGCCGAACGCTTGGCGAAAGATCATGACGTCTACGTTATAGATGCGCGCGGCCGCGGGCTGTCGTCGACCGGGCCGGATCTCGACTACGGCCTTGATGCGATGGCCGCAGACGTTGTCGAACTCGCAAAGGTCTTGAAGCTAGAGAAGCCGGCACTCCTCGGTCATTCCATGGGTGCCCGTGTTGCGGTTCGTGCGGTTGCCGGTGATAAATCCGCCTTTTCACGCGCCGTTTTGGTCGATCCGCCGGTGTCGGGTCCAGGCCGACGGCCCTATCCGAGCAAGCTTGAGTGGTACGTCGATTCCATTCGTCTCGCCGTGAAGGGCATCGACGCCGAGGGCATGCGTGCTTTCTGCCCGACGTGGACGGACGAACAGCGCGCGCTCCGCGCCGAGTGGCTTCATACCTGCTTCGAGCCTGCGATTGTTACGGCATTCGAGGACTTCCACAAAGACGACATCTTTCCCAGCGTTCCGAGTCTTTCGCTGCCCGCAATGCTCATGGTCGCCGGTCGCGGCGGAGTGATTACCCAGCAGGATGTCGATGAGTTCAGGGCGCTGAAACCGGATATCGAAGTCGTCCGCGTGGAGAACGCCGGTCACATGATTCCATGGGATGACTTCGACGGTTTCTTCGACGCGCTTGGAAATTTCCTCGTTCGATAA
- a CDS encoding N-carbamoylsarcosine amidohydrolase, with protein sequence MGGAPQTAAANYQGVWGERIGFGDRPALLVVDFLKAYTRKESPLFAPGVVDAVANTPELLAAARQAGILVVHTRILYSAPDCADGGIWVKKAPVMKAMVEGNVLAEFCEGVEPEKDEPVIVKQYASSFFGTSLASLLHTQKVDTVVIAGCSTSGCVRATAVDAVQYGFRTIVVRDCVGDRHPEPHAANLFDIDSKYGDVVSKADAIAAIKAAQTTR encoded by the coding sequence ATGGGTGGGGCTCCGCAAACCGCAGCAGCAAACTATCAAGGCGTCTGGGGTGAACGTATCGGTTTTGGTGATCGTCCGGCGCTGCTCGTCGTCGATTTTCTCAAGGCCTATACGCGGAAAGAGTCGCCGCTTTTCGCGCCGGGCGTGGTCGATGCCGTCGCGAATACGCCGGAGCTTCTCGCCGCTGCGCGGCAGGCCGGGATTCTTGTCGTCCACACCCGCATTCTGTATTCCGCGCCGGACTGCGCCGACGGCGGCATCTGGGTGAAAAAGGCCCCGGTGATGAAGGCGATGGTTGAAGGCAATGTCCTGGCGGAATTCTGCGAGGGTGTTGAGCCGGAAAAAGATGAGCCGGTCATCGTCAAGCAATACGCGAGCTCTTTCTTCGGCACGAGCCTCGCATCACTTCTTCATACGCAAAAGGTCGACACCGTCGTCATTGCGGGCTGCTCGACGAGCGGCTGTGTTCGCGCCACGGCCGTCGATGCAGTTCAATACGGTTTCCGCACGATAGTCGTCCGCGATTGCGTGGGCGATCGTCATCCTGAACCGCATGCTGCCAATCTCTTCGATATCGACAGCAAGTACGGGGACGTCGTCAGCAAGGCTGACGCGATCGCGGCGATCAAGGCCGCGCAGACAACTCGCTAA
- a CDS encoding Asp/Glu racemase, giving the protein MNYRIGQIVPSSNTTMETEIPAMLLARQAIRPERFTFHSSRMRMRTVKKEELKAMDSESDRCAVELSDARVDVLGYACLVAIMAQGSGYHRVSELRLRSRASENGADVSVVTSAGALITGLKAMRAKRLAIVAPYVKSLTELVVNYIRDEGFDVQDWRALEIPDNLEVGRHNPDKLPDIVRTLDLGGVDAIVLSACVQMPSLSAIAKVEAITGKPVITAAVATTYCMLKALKIEPVVPGAGALLSGAY; this is encoded by the coding sequence TTGAATTATCGCATCGGTCAGATCGTGCCGAGTTCGAATACGACGATGGAGACGGAAATTCCGGCGATGCTCCTGGCGCGGCAGGCCATTCGTCCTGAGCGCTTTACCTTCCATTCCAGCCGTATGCGCATGCGCACGGTGAAGAAGGAAGAGCTGAAGGCCATGGATTCCGAGTCGGATCGTTGTGCTGTCGAGCTTTCCGATGCTCGTGTCGATGTCCTGGGTTACGCCTGCCTCGTCGCGATCATGGCGCAGGGCTCAGGATACCATCGTGTTTCCGAGCTGAGGCTGCGCAGTCGTGCCTCTGAGAACGGTGCTGATGTTTCTGTCGTGACCAGTGCCGGTGCGCTTATCACAGGCCTGAAGGCGATGAGGGCAAAGCGCCTCGCGATCGTCGCGCCGTATGTGAAATCCCTCACCGAACTTGTCGTCAATTACATTCGCGACGAGGGCTTCGATGTTCAGGATTGGCGCGCTCTCGAAATTCCGGACAACCTCGAAGTCGGTCGTCATAACCCCGATAAATTGCCGGATATCGTTCGCACGCTCGATCTTGGCGGCGTGGATGCCATCGTGCTGTCGGCGTGTGTGCAGATGCCGTCTCTTTCCGCCATCGCCAAGGTGGAAGCGATCACCGGCAAGCCAGTCATCACCGCGGCGGTTGCTACAACTTATTGCATGCTGAAGGCGCTCAAGATCGAGCCTGTCGTACCAGGTGCCGGCGCATTGCTGTCTGGAGCATACTGA
- a CDS encoding FAD-dependent monooxygenase gives MIDMPKHKKTIAIIGAGLGGAAAAALLQHAGFEVQLYEQAFGFSRLGAGIHMGPNVLKIFRRIGIDQKLAEISSKPKFWFSRDGITGKYLSRIPLEGYGATYCTVHRGDLHKLQIAALQPGTLHFDKRLKQIDDGGNDVYLEFEDGTSARADIVIGADGINSRVREILLGVEKPNYSGWVGHRAVIPADKLKKYNLDFEECVKWWGPDRHMMVYFTTGDRSEYYYVTGVPHDAWDFKDPFVQSSREEMADAFKGYHPVIEALIDATDEVTKWPLFNRNPLPLWSKGRLVLLGDACHPMKPHMAQGAAMAIEDGAMLARCLGETGIENYSSAFKLYESNRRDRATRVQTVSNANTFLLTQEDPAWVYGYDLYAEPLKSEAIA, from the coding sequence ATGATTGATATGCCAAAGCACAAGAAGACGATCGCGATTATCGGTGCCGGACTCGGAGGTGCTGCAGCTGCCGCGCTGCTTCAGCATGCCGGTTTCGAGGTGCAGCTCTATGAGCAGGCGTTCGGCTTTTCCCGCCTCGGTGCGGGTATCCACATGGGACCGAACGTTCTCAAGATTTTCCGGCGCATCGGCATCGACCAAAAACTCGCCGAGATCAGCAGCAAGCCGAAATTCTGGTTCAGCCGCGACGGTATAACCGGCAAATACCTATCGCGCATTCCGCTTGAGGGTTACGGCGCGACCTATTGCACTGTTCATCGCGGCGATCTTCATAAGTTGCAGATTGCAGCACTTCAGCCTGGAACGTTGCATTTCGATAAGCGCCTCAAGCAGATCGATGATGGCGGGAACGACGTTTATCTCGAGTTCGAGGATGGCACCTCCGCGCGTGCGGATATCGTCATTGGCGCCGACGGGATTAACTCGCGTGTCCGCGAAATTCTACTTGGCGTCGAAAAACCGAATTATAGCGGCTGGGTCGGTCACCGGGCTGTTATCCCCGCGGACAAACTGAAAAAGTACAATCTCGATTTCGAGGAATGCGTGAAGTGGTGGGGCCCGGACCGTCACATGATGGTCTATTTCACGACCGGCGATCGCAGCGAATACTACTACGTGACGGGCGTTCCGCACGACGCCTGGGATTTTAAAGACCCGTTTGTCCAAAGCAGCCGGGAAGAGATGGCGGATGCCTTCAAAGGCTATCATCCCGTTATCGAGGCACTCATCGACGCGACGGACGAAGTTACGAAGTGGCCGCTTTTTAATCGCAATCCGCTACCGCTCTGGAGCAAGGGAAGGCTGGTTCTGCTCGGCGATGCGTGCCACCCGATGAAGCCGCACATGGCGCAAGGTGCCGCCATGGCGATCGAAGACGGAGCGATGCTTGCACGTTGTCTCGGCGAGACGGGCATCGAGAACTATTCGAGCGCATTCAAGCTTTATGAATCCAATCGTCGAGACCGCGCAACGCGTGTCCAGACAGTATCGAACGCCAACACGTTCCTGCTTACGCAGGAAGACCCGGCCTGGGTCTATGGCTACGATCTTTATGCCGAGCCCTTGAAGAGCGAGGCAATTGCGTGA
- a CDS encoding (2Fe-2S)-binding protein, with translation MCTTKAGAVELHVNNKQVTVCADPQTPLLYILRNDLELNGPKYGCGLGECGACSVLIEGRAVRSCTIALGSVGARRIVTLEGLGENDALHPVQQAFIEQSAAQCGYCLNGMIISSVALLQRNDDPSDQDIRTALKHNLCRCGTHVEILAAVRHAAAKRKQQPRSPSEQHDIHQTADNDKNESGNAGQH, from the coding sequence TTGTGCACGACTAAGGCTGGCGCCGTCGAGCTTCACGTCAATAACAAGCAGGTCACCGTCTGCGCGGACCCTCAAACGCCGCTGCTCTACATCCTAAGGAACGACCTCGAGCTCAACGGCCCCAAGTACGGGTGCGGGCTGGGTGAATGCGGCGCGTGCAGCGTATTGATCGAAGGACGCGCCGTGCGATCGTGCACGATCGCGCTAGGATCGGTTGGCGCGCGACGAATCGTTACGCTGGAAGGTCTCGGCGAGAATGATGCACTTCACCCCGTGCAACAGGCTTTTATTGAGCAGTCGGCAGCGCAGTGCGGGTATTGCCTTAACGGGATGATCATCTCGTCCGTCGCTCTTCTGCAGAGAAACGACGATCCCAGTGATCAGGATATCCGCACGGCCCTGAAACACAATCTGTGCCGTTGCGGTACGCACGTCGAAATTCTGGCAGCGGTCCGGCACGCAGCCGCCAAGCGCAAACAGCAGCCAAGATCGCCAAGCGAACAGCACGACATCCACCAAACCGCTGATAACGACAAAAACGAGAGTGG